In one window of Fibrobacter sp. UWB5 DNA:
- a CDS encoding porin family protein, translating to MKKLWTLIASTMLVASVAFAQDDFDPEYTDQAEEQVAEQPEEQAEEQPAEQEQVAEPVEEKANVAEEPAPAPAPAPYQASAQENTQESAQNDEYAPANTNNTPFFGFGLRFAFNYGRMFGFKEDLDNDSDIDGTPSGIGFDGGLMFRIQMIPNLYFTPEVNIAHITTEHEFMRHKRKYSTTDLELPLLMRGVIANRFYVTGGAQFNFTLSSEAKIDAVENATLNISVKSNEKVEQATFGFGIVAGAGVNIVAGLFFDFRFYMGITELYPDVKTLDDLEFATGDYSLVDMSGARMMKFKVGLSYWII from the coding sequence ATGAAAAAGCTTTGGACGCTCATTGCAAGCACCATGTTGGTCGCTTCCGTCGCATTTGCCCAAGACGACTTTGACCCTGAATATACCGATCAGGCTGAAGAACAGGTCGCCGAACAGCCCGAAGAACAAGCTGAAGAGCAACCCGCCGAACAGGAACAGGTTGCTGAACCTGTAGAAGAAAAGGCTAACGTAGCAGAAGAACCTGCTCCGGCCCCCGCTCCGGCTCCGTACCAGGCCAGCGCTCAGGAAAACACCCAGGAAAGCGCCCAGAACGACGAATACGCTCCGGCAAATACGAACAATACGCCCTTCTTCGGCTTCGGTCTGAGGTTCGCCTTCAATTACGGCAGAATGTTCGGCTTCAAGGAAGACCTCGACAACGATAGCGACATCGACGGAACTCCGTCGGGCATCGGTTTTGACGGCGGCCTCATGTTCCGCATCCAGATGATCCCGAACCTGTACTTCACCCCCGAAGTCAACATCGCCCACATTACCACCGAACACGAATTCATGCGCCACAAGCGCAAATACTCTACTACGGACTTGGAACTTCCCTTGCTGATGCGCGGCGTCATTGCCAACAGGTTCTATGTGACCGGCGGTGCCCAGTTCAACTTTACTTTGAGCAGCGAAGCCAAGATTGACGCTGTCGAAAACGCCACCTTGAACATCTCGGTCAAAAGCAACGAAAAGGTTGAACAGGCAACATTCGGATTCGGCATTGTAGCCGGTGCAGGCGTCAACATTGTCGCAGGTCTGTTCTTCGACTTCCGCTTCTACATGGGCATCACGGAACTCTACCCCGACGTGAAGACCTTGGACGACCTGGAATTCGCTACGGGTGATTACTCCTTGGTTGATATGTCTGGCGCAAGAATGATGAAGTTCAAGGTCGGTCTCAGCTACTGGATTATCTAA
- a CDS encoding esterase, which produces MKKSVWESLALACAMAVSASAFTLTGKVSDEQGGAVSGASVLLVKNGLSTKTDDKGEFKFHEDGMSIMNDRVLPGYISVNNGVLSFSQRSSEPVQVQIFDMMGNRLMSETLYGSGSLDLQACVKAQGAYYANVKIGSAQRSIRFTSNGNYGASFANGKKAALARLTTNETLKVIADGFDTLSVILNNLDTNLALTVKKPKAEPQYAYGWGLKNDPVPTRGCGKTWSRVKSGSYEFQWSKGKRTIRIDIPDNYDNKKPYKLIFGMHCMGGWAGGVQQEGYYGLKPLDTQKTAIFVAPEGNGNQAPWGQDDYLLFDELLADLEGNLCIDSSRVFSTGFSYGSMFSNGLSWNHQDVLRAVAVYETAERNIWLPQRQNKGVGWMGVLGLQDNLCTPQMGRAARDIILTLNSEGGKAKNEKAQEYGGSGPHVCYDYTTVEERFPVRWCTQNGGHIWDHKDPGQQKSWVPQATWDFFSKF; this is translated from the coding sequence ATGAAAAAGAGTGTTTGGGAATCTCTGGCTCTCGCTTGCGCAATGGCTGTATCGGCTAGTGCCTTTACGCTTACGGGCAAAGTGAGTGACGAACAGGGCGGCGCGGTAAGCGGTGCATCTGTTTTACTGGTCAAAAATGGCCTTTCCACCAAGACCGACGACAAGGGCGAATTTAAATTCCATGAAGACGGTATGTCTATCATGAATGATCGCGTGTTGCCGGGCTATATCAGCGTCAATAACGGCGTGCTTTCGTTTTCTCAACGTTCCAGCGAACCCGTACAGGTCCAAATCTTCGACATGATGGGTAACCGCTTGATGAGCGAGACCCTTTATGGCTCGGGCAGCCTCGACTTGCAGGCATGCGTCAAGGCCCAGGGGGCTTACTATGCGAACGTGAAAATCGGCTCGGCTCAGCGCAGCATCCGCTTCACTTCGAACGGTAATTACGGAGCCTCTTTCGCTAACGGCAAAAAGGCGGCTCTTGCAAGGCTGACGACCAACGAAACGCTCAAGGTCATTGCCGATGGTTTCGACACCCTCTCGGTGATTTTGAATAACCTTGACACGAATCTTGCTCTTACGGTCAAGAAACCGAAGGCTGAACCGCAGTATGCTTACGGTTGGGGCCTCAAGAACGATCCGGTGCCCACGCGTGGTTGCGGCAAGACTTGGAGTCGCGTCAAGTCCGGCAGCTACGAATTCCAGTGGAGCAAGGGCAAACGCACCATCCGTATCGACATTCCTGACAATTACGACAACAAGAAACCGTACAAGCTCATATTCGGCATGCACTGCATGGGCGGCTGGGCCGGTGGTGTGCAGCAAGAAGGCTACTATGGTTTGAAACCGCTTGATACCCAGAAGACGGCAATCTTTGTCGCTCCTGAAGGTAACGGAAACCAGGCCCCGTGGGGTCAGGATGACTACCTGCTCTTCGATGAACTTTTGGCCGATTTGGAAGGCAATCTCTGCATTGACTCTAGCCGCGTGTTCTCTACAGGCTTTAGCTACGGCTCCATGTTCAGCAACGGTCTCTCTTGGAACCACCAGGATGTGCTTCGTGCTGTAGCCGTGTATGAAACCGCCGAACGTAACATCTGGCTCCCGCAGCGTCAGAATAAGGGCGTGGGTTGGATGGGTGTGCTCGGCCTGCAGGACAACCTTTGCACTCCGCAGATGGGTCGCGCCGCTCGCGATATCATCTTGACGCTCAACTCCGAAGGCGGCAAGGCCAAGAATGAAAAGGCTCAGGAATATGGCGGCAGCGGTCCGCACGTGTGCTACGACTATACCACGGTTGAAGAACGATTCCCGGTTCGCTGGTGTACGCAGAATGGCGGCCACATCTGGGACCACAAGGATCCCGGCCAGCAAAAGTCCTGGGTTCCGCAGGCCACTTGGGATTTCTTCAGCAAATTCTAA
- a CDS encoding ATP-binding cassette domain-containing protein, with amino-acid sequence MEFKRFEALIEMFPQVQIFSTEGEDLDRVITHFLNQQENVSTMSEAMQRKIQHALAPFFQQRFISLHDEEAPLVRHLLLKKKFFLQTDRYIDDMAWPETDPDKLGEALKIADLSEEILDRKLLSLSNGELRRVLLARMWMEKPEWVYFNDLFGGLDPEYRRHLAASVVQLSKRDGLKVAVRLAREDELLPEIPAFVYANKTFAPYAGELPQEIAAPKYSKKELKDYEIVNLGTPDTSDPEILFELKNVNVRFGETDVLKNLNWTVRKGEHWAVMGENGAGKSTLLGMLTADHPQIYNNDITLLGERPGHGLNIWDHKAKLGFFSPELALQYREDLSLSEVLCTGFTANLCKADNTTWEERAKAKEWLNYLGFEDVDARYRDLSPIDKRVVLMARAAIRPPKVLLLDEPTQGLKGEYREKIFNLLQLLSKETTIILVSHYEEEWPPCMTHLLRMPKFSMEKT; translated from the coding sequence ATGGAATTCAAGCGTTTTGAGGCCTTAATCGAGATGTTCCCGCAGGTGCAGATTTTCAGCACCGAGGGCGAAGATCTTGACAGGGTCATTACCCATTTTTTGAATCAGCAAGAAAATGTCTCCACCATGTCGGAGGCAATGCAGCGTAAGATTCAGCATGCGCTCGCACCGTTCTTTCAGCAGCGCTTTATTAGCCTGCACGACGAAGAAGCCCCGTTGGTGCGTCACTTGCTCTTGAAAAAGAAATTCTTTTTGCAGACCGACCGCTATATCGACGATATGGCGTGGCCCGAAACCGACCCCGACAAGCTGGGCGAGGCCTTGAAGATTGCCGACCTTTCCGAGGAAATTCTCGACCGCAAGTTGCTGAGCCTTTCGAACGGGGAACTGCGCCGCGTGTTGCTTGCGCGCATGTGGATGGAAAAGCCCGAGTGGGTTTACTTTAACGATTTGTTCGGAGGCCTCGATCCTGAATATCGTAGGCACTTGGCTGCCAGCGTGGTTCAGCTTTCAAAACGCGATGGCTTGAAGGTGGCGGTGCGCCTTGCCCGCGAAGATGAACTTCTACCCGAAATTCCGGCGTTCGTTTACGCCAACAAGACTTTTGCTCCGTATGCAGGCGAACTTCCGCAAGAAATCGCGGCTCCCAAGTATTCCAAGAAAGAACTCAAGGATTACGAGATCGTGAATCTCGGCACGCCCGATACTTCGGACCCGGAAATCCTTTTCGAACTCAAGAACGTGAATGTTCGTTTTGGCGAAACTGATGTGCTCAAGAATCTGAACTGGACGGTTCGCAAGGGCGAACATTGGGCGGTCATGGGCGAAAATGGTGCCGGCAAGAGTACGCTGCTCGGTATGCTTACAGCCGACCATCCGCAGATTTACAACAATGACATTACCCTTTTGGGCGAACGCCCGGGCCATGGCCTGAACATTTGGGACCACAAGGCGAAACTCGGATTCTTCTCGCCGGAACTCGCACTCCAGTACCGCGAAGACCTTAGCTTGTCCGAAGTCTTGTGCACGGGCTTTACCGCAAACCTTTGCAAGGCCGACAATACCACTTGGGAAGAACGCGCAAAGGCCAAGGAATGGCTCAACTATTTGGGCTTTGAAGACGTGGATGCGCGCTACCGTGACCTGTCGCCAATCGACAAGCGCGTGGTGCTCATGGCGCGTGCCGCTATCCGCCCGCCCAAGGTGCTTTTGCTTGATGAACCGACTCAGGGCCTCAAGGGCGAATACCGCGAAAAGATTTTTAACTTGTTGCAGTTGCTTTCGAAAGAAACGACAATCATTTTGGTTAGCCATTACGAAGAAGAATGGCCGCCTTGCATGACGCACCTGCTCCGCATGCCTAAATTCTCGATGGAGAAAACGTAA
- a CDS encoding Mrp/NBP35 family ATP-binding protein — MQLNEQTIMTALQAVQDPDLHKNIVELNFVQNLKIDGDKVSFDLRLTTPACPIRDKFKDQCITIVKSLGASEVNVTFTAQGRVDSSNTAAQAPKVSYIGDVAHVVAVASGKGGVGKSTVTANLAMALSLSGARVGILDADIYGPSMGLMFGIDRAPEVFEDNTIAPVEAKGGISIVSMCMFADSDKATIWRGPMVSQMIQHFIHHVRWGKLDYLLVDFPPGTGDIQLTLTQNCPMAGAVVVTTPQEVALADCRKGLAMFDSVGVPVVGVVENMSYFICDECGKHHHIFREGGGDRIAKSWGVPVIAKVPLEPAVADCGDQGTPAVLRYPNSESAKAFMQAADAMVRTLSVFKTEGDGVLKTFNYEFAELPEEDV; from the coding sequence ATGCAGTTGAATGAACAGACTATTATGACGGCTTTGCAGGCGGTTCAAGATCCGGACCTGCACAAGAATATTGTCGAATTGAACTTCGTCCAGAATCTTAAGATTGATGGCGACAAGGTGAGCTTTGATCTTAGGCTTACAACGCCGGCATGCCCAATCCGCGACAAGTTCAAGGATCAGTGCATTACGATCGTGAAGTCTCTTGGCGCAAGCGAAGTGAATGTGACGTTTACCGCCCAAGGCCGTGTGGATAGCTCCAATACGGCGGCGCAGGCTCCCAAAGTTTCGTACATCGGCGATGTCGCCCATGTGGTGGCGGTCGCAAGCGGCAAGGGTGGCGTGGGCAAGTCCACCGTGACCGCAAACCTCGCTATGGCGTTGAGCCTCTCGGGTGCCCGAGTGGGCATTCTGGATGCCGACATTTACGGCCCGAGTATGGGTCTCATGTTCGGTATTGACCGCGCTCCCGAAGTTTTTGAAGACAATACGATCGCCCCGGTCGAAGCAAAGGGCGGCATTAGCATTGTGTCTATGTGCATGTTCGCCGATAGCGACAAGGCGACCATCTGGCGTGGCCCGATGGTATCGCAGATGATACAGCATTTTATCCATCATGTGCGTTGGGGCAAGCTTGACTACCTGTTGGTAGACTTTCCTCCTGGAACGGGTGACATTCAGCTGACCTTGACGCAAAATTGCCCGATGGCCGGTGCCGTCGTGGTGACGACACCGCAAGAGGTGGCTCTTGCCGACTGCCGCAAGGGTCTTGCCATGTTCGATTCCGTGGGCGTTCCGGTGGTGGGCGTCGTCGAGAACATGAGCTACTTTATTTGTGATGAATGCGGCAAGCACCATCATATCTTCCGCGAAGGCGGTGGAGACCGCATTGCCAAAAGTTGGGGCGTGCCGGTCATTGCGAAGGTCCCGCTCGAACCCGCCGTTGCCGATTGTGGCGACCAGGGAACTCCTGCTGTGCTCCGTTACCCCAATTCCGAATCGGCCAAGGCGTTTATGCAGGCTGCCGATGCCATGGTGCGCACGCTCTCGGTATTCAAGACCGAAGGCGACGGCGTACTCAAGACGTTCAACTATGAATTTGCAGAACTCCCCGAGGAGGATGTATGA
- a CDS encoding DUF971 domain-containing protein → MIQPKKVFRTKDGRLGFEWNDGSRGACAIRDLRLACPCALCVDEHTGEKLLDESTVPQDITLVKVQSIGRYAAGLTFSDGHNSGIYPYEKLYNLTKTK, encoded by the coding sequence ATGATCCAGCCCAAGAAAGTATTTAGGACAAAGGATGGCCGTCTCGGATTTGAATGGAACGATGGCAGCCGCGGTGCATGCGCCATTCGCGATTTGAGACTGGCGTGTCCGTGTGCTTTGTGTGTCGATGAACATACAGGCGAAAAACTTTTGGACGAATCGACCGTGCCTCAAGATATTACGCTTGTCAAAGTGCAGTCGATTGGCCGCTATGCCGCAGGCCTTACCTTTAGCGATGGCCACAATTCGGGAATTTACCCTTACGAAAAGTTATATAACTTGACGAAAACAAAGTAA
- a CDS encoding RNA polymerase sigma factor RpoD/SigA, whose translation MSDANEALYFRDLNRFPTLSPQEEEALLAIIKSDQAEEIRKSALQRLIRGNLRFVVSVARKYQGRGLSLLDLINEGNIGLFKAAKRFDMGKDVKFISYAVWWIRQSIQKALFEQVGAVRIPPNKLALVNRFKRALMQNDGDYDRTIAMDEFAPFEKDIVEVMEKIVDISLDAPIGDSTNVGGSGDTVSTLMDVLGSDGNQDEDMEKDERKKLIQETLSALPQREEEILRMFYGLDTVEDTTLKDIGEDLKLSRERVRQIKNKTLRRLQKSKEHKEKLADFLEK comes from the coding sequence ATGAGTGATGCAAACGAAGCGCTTTATTTTAGGGACCTCAACAGGTTTCCGACCCTGAGTCCTCAGGAGGAAGAGGCTCTTCTTGCGATTATCAAGAGCGACCAGGCGGAAGAAATCCGCAAGTCGGCCTTGCAGCGCCTGATTCGGGGTAACCTCCGTTTTGTGGTGAGTGTCGCAAGAAAGTACCAGGGGCGTGGACTTTCCCTGCTTGATTTGATTAACGAAGGAAATATCGGGTTATTCAAGGCGGCAAAACGCTTTGATATGGGAAAGGATGTCAAGTTTATTTCTTACGCGGTCTGGTGGATTCGCCAGTCTATCCAGAAAGCCCTGTTTGAACAGGTGGGCGCGGTCCGAATTCCGCCCAACAAGCTTGCCTTGGTGAACCGCTTTAAACGGGCCTTGATGCAGAACGACGGTGACTACGATCGTACCATAGCCATGGACGAATTCGCACCGTTCGAAAAGGACATTGTCGAGGTCATGGAAAAAATCGTGGACATTTCGCTGGATGCCCCCATTGGCGACAGCACGAATGTCGGCGGTAGCGGTGACACGGTCAGTACGCTTATGGATGTCTTGGGATCCGACGGTAACCAGGACGAAGACATGGAAAAGGATGAACGCAAGAAACTCATCCAGGAAACCTTGTCCGCCCTGCCGCAGCGCGAAGAAGAAATCCTTCGCATGTTCTATGGTCTTGATACGGTTGAAGATACGACGCTCAAGGATATCGGTGAAGATTTGAAACTGAGCCGCGAACGCGTGCGCCAGATCAAGAACAAAACCTTGCGTCGTTTGCAGAAGAGCAAGGAACATAAAGAAAAACTGGCTGATTTCTTGGAAAAGTAA
- a CDS encoding lipopolysaccharide assembly protein LapB — protein sequence MAYSSSAARRAAYLFLTLCCGVLLAFVGFRVYDIYGPSKISVGGIPYGLPAGSTVARGDTPDLTADVAKVPVQVQTELRRATELARSGSYQAAYDIYDGVIVLYPDLLPALLGQINTLFEMGSLTENQQDRLSLLIGKLQARLPGSGVATYVESRKIYQAGNASAALELARVASERAPALYQTRLWYGKLLMDNGRFLQAANEFKTVVSLSGGDVPAAYENLAELYHRSGQLDSCAAVVEYALSQYPVNVKLLLLQGYMDEYQGHFDAAEKIYQRILAFMPDYAPAREAVSTLGEKSPPGPGNGVVLSPQDRAQTALDILEPMVDKYPENLPLKEALGRAYLKGRQFDLARKQFQEIQKIDPEYPDIQQRIQESNITRPAPINKNDGLTANLNRAVDSLRETMAPSAVHDFSTMLGHYVVRYGATPKEFFKKYSIGNFRPVAKNVWQESFFIAPYMHTYTVVFDSLNHFREVHVVVYDSSSSSNHFGIAPEIYTRLLKQNSRISGIGNSTGETDCGDGLIIDAAVWETQDNFEMLARVVGKPAEVRMVRFDKSALPPGLKLCDYTKYLNEF from the coding sequence ATGGCGTATTCGTCTTCGGCAGCCCGCAGGGCTGCATACTTGTTTTTGACGCTTTGTTGCGGAGTCCTGCTTGCATTTGTGGGATTTCGCGTTTATGATATTTATGGCCCCAGTAAAATTTCGGTAGGCGGGATTCCTTATGGTCTTCCGGCCGGTTCGACCGTTGCTCGCGGTGACACCCCGGACTTGACGGCCGACGTTGCCAAGGTGCCGGTGCAGGTGCAGACCGAACTTCGCCGTGCGACGGAGCTTGCCCGTTCGGGCTCTTACCAGGCTGCCTACGATATTTATGACGGCGTAATTGTTCTTTACCCGGACCTTTTGCCGGCCCTCCTTGGACAAATTAATACTTTGTTTGAAATGGGCTCGCTTACGGAAAATCAGCAGGACCGCCTTTCCCTTTTGATTGGAAAACTGCAAGCCCGTTTGCCGGGCTCTGGCGTGGCCACCTATGTCGAAAGCCGCAAGATTTACCAGGCCGGTAACGCCTCTGCTGCGTTGGAACTGGCCCGCGTGGCTTCTGAACGTGCTCCCGCCTTGTACCAGACTCGCCTTTGGTACGGCAAGCTCCTGATGGATAACGGACGTTTCTTGCAGGCTGCCAACGAATTCAAGACGGTGGTGAGCCTTTCGGGTGGCGATGTGCCTGCCGCCTACGAAAATCTTGCCGAACTTTACCACCGTAGCGGTCAGCTGGACAGTTGCGCTGCCGTTGTGGAATACGCCCTTTCGCAGTACCCGGTCAACGTGAAGCTTTTGCTGTTGCAGGGTTACATGGACGAATACCAGGGCCATTTCGATGCCGCCGAAAAGATTTACCAGCGCATTCTGGCCTTTATGCCCGATTACGCTCCGGCACGCGAAGCGGTCTCTACATTGGGAGAAAAGTCTCCTCCGGGGCCGGGTAACGGCGTGGTGCTCTCTCCGCAAGACCGTGCTCAGACTGCCCTCGATATTTTGGAACCCATGGTCGACAAATATCCCGAAAACTTGCCGCTCAAGGAAGCTCTCGGCCGCGCTTATTTGAAGGGCCGCCAGTTTGACCTTGCCCGCAAGCAGTTCCAGGAAATCCAGAAGATCGATCCGGAATACCCCGACATTCAGCAGCGCATTCAGGAATCGAACATTACGAGGCCCGCTCCCATTAACAAGAACGATGGCTTGACCGCGAACTTGAACCGAGCCGTGGACAGCCTGCGCGAAACGATGGCTCCGTCTGCCGTTCATGATTTCTCGACGATGCTTGGCCACTATGTGGTGCGCTACGGTGCAACCCCCAAGGAATTCTTCAAGAAATACTCGATTGGAAACTTCAGGCCCGTGGCAAAGAACGTATGGCAGGAATCGTTCTTTATCGCTCCCTACATGCACACTTACACGGTTGTCTTTGATTCCCTGAATCATTTCCGCGAAGTCCACGTGGTCGTTTACGATTCTTCGTCTAGTTCGAACCATTTCGGAATCGCTCCTGAAATCTACACGAGACTCCTGAAACAGAATTCCAGAATTTCCGGCATTGGCAACAGCACGGGTGAAACCGATTGCGGCGATGGCCTGATTATCGATGCCGCCGTGTGGGAAACTCAGGATAACTTCGAAATGCTTGCCCGCGTGGTGGGTAAACCGGCCGAAGTCCGCATGGTCCGCTTTGACAAGTCCGCACTCCCGCCGGGCCTCAAACTGTGCGATTACACCAAGTATCTGAATGAATTCTAG
- a CDS encoding tetratricopeptide repeat protein, translating to MMFRFLALAIVALVFEGCTCCAYLNHMFNAERLDEQAAEMRAARLDSIPDSENSLPGSEERQKYDRIIEKGSRVLERFPKNKKRTAEAVFLIGEAFRHKHEWGKAITKYDEFERYFADHDSMKAVEYQRAYCLYRNHEFNISRFALEPVIASKDHPYYFQGLNLLSLLDEQAEFPDQAIASLEAVLADTAGTPFMRGKAHFRLAGLYFKKENWDKAREHYTAKEIKELNAREQQTAGEQAAECLAYRKEYLKAADEYKELYKNPENESKQPEYLVRIGELTMLGGRYPDAIIILQKVNTEYPRSEFASRSYFCLGDYEQHKTIDYDKAVVYYDSSFISRTISKWGQEARERRDALKRLIAMRNQNDKERKDSIPNVDNFFKSEFLIAELFLFKLDEVDSAMTRLDAVIESGDSAKSLRALYAKAFIYDEYMHDPDSAEEIYRQIIEKYPETEYAKQAQVNLGMRVTLKTREDLAKEKYMEAESLWTIAAEMPLDKMDQVDSAYARAFTRFDSLYQEYPETQAGIQALYMKAIYFQMNPERIDSTMLTYKLLRDKYGQTPWGKEAAKKMNTRLTITDQDLERLRKRVKSSETHVNKLSAQYYEELNKAPEEKQAEVKSQEDEILENTYNSMYDFE from the coding sequence ATGATGTTCCGTTTTTTGGCATTAGCTATTGTCGCCCTCGTGTTCGAGGGGTGTACTTGCTGTGCCTACCTGAACCACATGTTCAATGCGGAACGCCTGGATGAGCAGGCTGCCGAAATGCGTGCCGCCCGACTCGACAGTATTCCGGATAGCGAAAATTCCCTGCCCGGTTCTGAAGAACGCCAGAAATACGACAGGATTATCGAAAAAGGCTCCCGCGTGCTGGAACGTTTCCCCAAGAACAAGAAACGGACCGCCGAGGCCGTGTTCCTGATCGGTGAAGCTTTCCGCCACAAGCACGAATGGGGCAAGGCCATTACCAAGTACGACGAATTTGAACGCTATTTTGCCGACCATGATTCCATGAAGGCGGTGGAATACCAGCGTGCCTATTGCCTTTACCGCAACCATGAATTCAACATTAGCCGTTTTGCCTTGGAACCGGTGATCGCCTCCAAGGACCACCCGTATTATTTCCAGGGATTGAACCTTCTTTCCCTTCTGGATGAACAGGCCGAATTCCCGGACCAGGCGATTGCTTCTTTGGAAGCGGTGCTGGCCGATACGGCGGGTACGCCCTTTATGCGTGGCAAGGCGCACTTTAGACTTGCTGGCCTGTATTTCAAGAAAGAAAATTGGGACAAGGCTCGCGAACATTATACCGCCAAGGAAATCAAGGAACTGAACGCGCGCGAACAGCAGACGGCGGGGGAACAGGCTGCAGAATGCCTTGCTTACCGTAAGGAATACCTGAAGGCCGCCGACGAATACAAGGAACTGTACAAGAATCCCGAAAACGAGTCCAAGCAGCCGGAATACCTGGTTCGCATTGGCGAATTGACCATGTTGGGCGGCCGTTATCCGGATGCGATTATCATTTTGCAGAAGGTGAATACGGAATACCCGCGTTCCGAGTTTGCATCGCGCAGTTATTTCTGCCTGGGCGACTACGAACAGCACAAGACGATTGATTACGACAAGGCCGTTGTCTATTACGATAGTAGCTTTATTTCTCGCACGATTAGTAAGTGGGGCCAGGAAGCCCGCGAACGCCGCGATGCTTTAAAGCGCTTGATTGCCATGCGTAACCAGAACGACAAGGAACGCAAGGATTCGATTCCGAACGTGGATAACTTCTTCAAGTCGGAATTCCTGATTGCAGAGCTTTTCCTGTTCAAGCTGGATGAAGTCGACAGTGCGATGACTCGCTTGGATGCTGTGATTGAATCGGGCGACAGTGCGAAGTCCCTGCGCGCATTGTACGCCAAGGCCTTCATTTACGACGAATACATGCATGATCCCGATTCTGCCGAAGAAATCTACAGGCAGATTATCGAGAAGTACCCGGAAACGGAATATGCAAAGCAGGCCCAGGTGAACTTGGGTATGCGCGTGACTTTAAAGACCCGCGAAGATTTGGCGAAAGAAAAGTACATGGAAGCCGAAAGCCTTTGGACAATCGCTGCCGAAATGCCTTTGGATAAGATGGATCAGGTGGATTCCGCTTATGCCCGTGCGTTTACGCGTTTCGACAGCTTGTATCAGGAATATCCCGAAACGCAGGCCGGCATTCAGGCGCTTTACATGAAGGCGATTTACTTCCAGATGAATCCGGAACGTATCGACAGCACCATGCTCACTTACAAGCTCCTTCGCGACAAGTATGGTCAGACTCCTTGGGGCAAGGAAGCTGCGAAAAAGATGAACACGCGCCTCACGATTACCGACCAGGATCTGGAACGCCTGCGCAAGCGAGTCAAGAGCAGCGAAACGCATGTGAACAAGCTGTCTGCGCAGTATTACGAAGAATTGAACAAGGCTCCCGAAGAAAAGCAGGCCGAAGTCAAGAGTCAGGAAGATGAAATCCTTGAAAACACGTACAACAGCATGTATGATTTTGAATAG
- a CDS encoding septal ring lytic transglycosylase RlpA family protein, with protein MILNRRIVFVVLAMFVAVLLSSCADGNAKIASRQGYERFPEDTQTPQKGKKGKKTAPIGKVMKGQASYYGPGFDGKKTASGEIFNQNAMTCAHKTLPFGTKLRVVRDDTGASVEVRVNDRGPFVRDRIIDLSAAAGKKLGLDKVGHAKVTATVIE; from the coding sequence ATGATTTTGAATAGGCGCATCGTTTTTGTGGTGCTGGCGATGTTTGTGGCAGTGCTTTTGTCTAGCTGCGCCGATGGAAATGCAAAGATCGCTTCCCGTCAAGGTTACGAAAGGTTCCCCGAAGACACTCAAACTCCTCAAAAGGGTAAAAAGGGCAAAAAGACCGCTCCAATCGGAAAGGTCATGAAGGGCCAGGCGAGCTATTACGGGCCTGGATTCGATGGCAAGAAGACTGCCAGCGGTGAAATTTTCAATCAGAACGCTATGACCTGCGCCCACAAGACCTTGCCTTTTGGCACCAAGTTGCGTGTGGTTCGCGACGACACGGGAGCTTCTGTCGAGGTGCGCGTAAATGACCGCGGCCCCTTTGTGCGCGACCGCATTATCGATTTGAGCGCTGCCGCCGGCAAAAAACTGGGCCTCGATAAAGTCGGACATGCCAAGGTCACTGCTACGGTAATTGAATAG